A genomic window from Lotus japonicus ecotype B-129 chromosome 1, LjGifu_v1.2 includes:
- the LOC130730304 gene encoding probable pectate lyase 12, which produces MLLLQTTCIVLISVLGLFSQLGTAMLNLTLPGAHPDPEAVAHEVHRKVNASIARREMLAVSWEKDESACATGNPIDDCWKCDPDWPNNRQRLADCVIGFGQYAKGGKGGEFYLVTDSSDNDVVNPKPGTLRYGVIQNEPLWIVFPSNMMIKLSQELIFNSYKTIDGRGADVHIVGGGCITLQYISNVIIHNIHIHHCHPSGNTNVRSSPEHYGYRTESDGDGISIFGAKDIWIDHCTLSRCKDGLIDAVMGSTGITISNNYMSHHNEVMLLGHSDDYLPDSGMQVTIAFNHFGQNLVQRMPRCRRGYIHVVNNEFTQWEMYAIGGSGNPTINSQGNRYSAPSNPFAKEVTKRVETEKDKWKGWNWRSEGDVLVNGAFFVTSGEVLEVKYEKAYSVEPKSADRIALLTMYSGVLGVARDNNLGMWSRGPESEGDGGSEFGLMYSDDMSGGGGAVLPLRSFPFTLGMCFLSWKIIIPLTFIL; this is translated from the exons GAAGGtgaatgcttcaattgcaagaAGGGAAATGCTGGCGGTTTCATGGGAGAAAGATGAGTCCGCGTGTGCAACAGGGAACCCCATTGATGATTGCTGGAAATGCGACCCCGACTGGCCGAACAATCGACAGAGGCTAGCGGACTGCGTGATCGGGTTCGGGCAGTACGCGAAGGGAGGAAAAGGTGGGGAGTTTTATCTGGTGACGGATTCCTCCGACAACGATGTGGTTAACCCGAAACCGGGGACGCTGAGGTATGGGGTGATACAGAATGAGCCTTTGTGGATAGTGTTTCCTAGTAATATGATGATAAAGCTGTCTCAGGAGCTGATCTTCAACAGCTACAAGACAATTGATGGTCGCGGTGCTGATGTGCACATTGTGGGAGGAGGGTGCATCACTTTGCAGTATATAAGCAATGTCATCATACATAACATTCACATTCATCATTGTCATCCCTCGG GTAACACGAACGTGCGGTCAAGCCCAGAGCACTACGGTTACAGAACAGAATCGGATGGTGATGGAATATCCATATTTGGAGCAAAGGATATATGGATCGACCATTGCACCCTCTCACGGTGCAAGGACGGGCTCATCGACGCGGTGATGGGTTCCACAGGGATAACCATCTCCAACAACTACATGTCCCACCACAACGAGGTCATGCTCCTCGGACACAGCGATGACTACCTCCCTGACTCTGGCATGCAGGTCACCATCGCCTTCAACCACTTCGGCCAAAACCTCGTCCAGAGAATGCCCCGGTGCCGGAGGGGCTACATCCACGTCGTTAACAATGAGTTCACCCAGTGGGAGATGTACGCCATCGGCGGCAGCGGGAACCCCACCATAAATAGCCAGGGGAACCGATATAGTGCGCCTTCGAACCCTTTTGCTAAGGAGGTTACAAAGAGGGTAGAGACCGAGAAGGATAAGTGGAAAGGGTGGAATTGGAGGTCAGAAGGTGATGTTTTGGTGAATGGAGCATTTTTTGTGACATCAGGGGAAGTTCTTGAGGTTAAGTACGAGAAGGCTTACAGTGTTGAACCGAAGTCCGCTGATCGGATTGCTCTGCTTACCATGTATTCAGGTGTTCTCGGTGTTGCCAG GGACAATAATCTGGGAATGTGGAGCAGAGGACCCGAAAGTGAGGGTGATGGCGGTTCAGAGTTTGGCCTGATGTACTCCGACGATATGTCGGGGGGTGGAGGAGCAGTGCTACCACTACGTTCATTTCCTTTTACTCTTGGAATGTGCTTCTTGTCCTGGAAAATAATAATACCGTTAACATTTATTCTATGA